One Candidatus Palauibacter soopunensis DNA window includes the following coding sequences:
- a CDS encoding DUF58 domain-containing protein, translated as MTEGTATLTSALDASRQRLDLASPREIVGLSHLELVARHIVEGFLIGLHDSPKRGFSAEFAEDRPYNHGDDLRYLDWKAYARTDRLFIKQYEEETNLRAYLLVDVSRSMGWVSDAERFPTKLAYARLLAASLSLLLVQQGDATGLIAFDEALRVHMAPRTTRRHWRRLLGELTRLAADGRTDAGSALKEIAGRLQRRGLVVLISDLLVDPDTTRMSLRYLRHRGHEVILFHIMDPGERELPAEGEAIFFDPETGEELGANSAALRRQYREAVEAAVDGWRKEALRWGADYALLTTDTPLGLALRQFMRRRAGG; from the coding sequence ATGACCGAAGGCACCGCAACTCTCACCTCCGCTCTCGACGCTTCCCGGCAGCGCCTCGATCTCGCGAGTCCGCGCGAGATCGTGGGCCTTTCGCACCTCGAACTCGTGGCGCGCCACATCGTCGAAGGGTTTCTCATCGGGCTCCACGACTCGCCGAAGCGCGGCTTCTCCGCCGAATTCGCCGAGGATCGCCCGTACAACCACGGCGACGATCTCCGTTACCTGGACTGGAAGGCCTACGCGAGGACGGACCGCCTCTTCATCAAGCAATACGAGGAAGAGACGAACCTGCGGGCCTACCTGCTCGTCGACGTGAGCCGGTCGATGGGCTGGGTGTCGGACGCGGAGCGCTTTCCGACCAAGCTCGCCTACGCGCGGCTGCTCGCGGCTTCGCTTTCGCTGCTCCTCGTGCAGCAGGGAGACGCGACGGGACTCATCGCCTTCGATGAGGCGCTGCGGGTGCACATGGCGCCGCGCACCACGCGCCGCCACTGGCGCCGGCTACTGGGCGAACTCACGCGCCTCGCCGCCGATGGCCGGACGGATGCGGGTTCCGCGCTCAAGGAGATTGCCGGCCGGCTTCAGCGGCGGGGCCTCGTCGTGCTCATCTCGGACCTGCTGGTGGACCCGGATACGACGCGGATGTCCCTGCGCTATCTCCGGCACCGCGGCCATGAGGTGATCCTGTTCCACATCATGGACCCCGGCGAGCGTGAACTTCCCGCGGAGGGGGAGGCGATCTTCTTCGACCCCGAAACGGGCGAGGAACTCGGCGCCAACTCCGCGGCGCTCCGCAGGCAGTACCGGGAGGCGGTCGAGGCGGCGGTCGATGGCTGGCGCAAGGAGGCGCTGCGCTGGGGGGCCGACTACGCGCTCCTCACGACGGACACTCCCCTCGGGCTCGCGCTGCGGCAGTTCATGCGCAGGCGGGCCGGCGGGTGA
- a CDS encoding M28 family peptidase — protein sequence MKRIWVPLLALTAFPAGISAQAETGAATITAGDLRFRIGALAHDSMRGRATPSPELDKAARHIAGRFEEFGLQPADGDSYLQEYPLTASRAGAPGRQLLEIDGPGGGTIDVSDILSVPGGRGEAVGPLAILTPGGADPPPGAVAVMPVTPEDTRRALESVRGILDGGAVAVLLAVDAPDDYFDGMRRFYERERLSVGMPEELGAPVALVRTPALPETLRAALASGAGTTAWEVTVRTHSEFREERAFNTIGWIEGSDPDLRGEFVVFTAHMDHVGVGRPVDGDSIYNGADDDASGTAAIIELAQAFASLETPPRRSLVFMTVSGEERGLLGSGWYAENPLFPLGATVANLNIDMIGRNWRDTVVAIGADESTLGTTLRQTLREHPELGLEMIDDPWPEENFYFRSDHYSFARKGVPILFFFTGTHEDYHGPNDEADRILYDKTARITRLIYHLGQRIADANERPEWDPAAYRRVVEGVGRQQERE from the coding sequence ATGAAAAGGATATGGGTCCCGCTGCTGGCGCTCACGGCCTTCCCCGCCGGAATCTCCGCGCAGGCGGAGACCGGGGCGGCGACCATCACCGCGGGCGACCTGCGGTTTCGGATCGGCGCGCTGGCGCACGACTCGATGCGCGGCAGAGCGACGCCGAGCCCGGAGCTGGACAAGGCGGCGCGGCACATCGCCGGTCGTTTCGAGGAATTCGGCCTCCAGCCGGCGGACGGCGACAGCTACCTGCAGGAGTATCCGCTGACGGCTTCCCGGGCCGGCGCCCCGGGCCGGCAGTTGCTCGAGATCGACGGACCGGGCGGCGGGACGATCGACGTGTCCGACATCCTGTCCGTTCCGGGCGGCCGCGGCGAGGCCGTGGGTCCGCTTGCGATCCTGACGCCCGGCGGCGCCGACCCGCCCCCCGGCGCCGTCGCGGTCATGCCGGTCACGCCCGAGGACACCCGGCGAGCCCTCGAATCCGTCCGCGGCATCCTCGATGGCGGGGCGGTCGCCGTGCTGCTCGCGGTCGACGCGCCGGACGACTACTTCGACGGCATGCGGCGCTTCTACGAGCGGGAGCGGCTGTCCGTCGGCATGCCGGAGGAACTCGGCGCCCCGGTCGCGCTCGTCCGGACGCCCGCGCTTCCCGAAACGCTGCGCGCGGCCCTCGCTTCCGGCGCGGGCACGACCGCCTGGGAGGTGACGGTGCGCACGCACTCCGAATTCCGCGAGGAGAGGGCCTTCAACACGATCGGCTGGATCGAGGGTTCGGACCCCGACCTCCGCGGCGAGTTCGTTGTCTTCACGGCCCACATGGATCACGTGGGCGTGGGGCGGCCCGTCGACGGGGACTCCATCTACAACGGCGCCGATGACGATGCCTCCGGAACCGCGGCGATCATTGAACTCGCGCAGGCGTTCGCGTCGCTGGAAACACCGCCTCGCCGCTCCCTCGTATTCATGACCGTCAGCGGGGAGGAGCGTGGACTTCTCGGCTCCGGGTGGTATGCCGAGAACCCGCTGTTCCCCCTCGGAGCGACCGTCGCCAACCTGAACATCGACATGATCGGCCGGAACTGGCGCGACACCGTCGTGGCGATCGGCGCCGACGAATCCACGCTCGGCACGACACTTCGGCAGACGCTGCGGGAGCACCCGGAACTCGGGCTCGAGATGATCGACGACCCGTGGCCGGAGGAGAATTTCTATTTCCGCTCCGACCACTACAGTTTTGCGAGGAAGGGCGTACCCATTCTCTTCTTCTTCACGGGTACGCACGAAGACTATCACGGTCCCAACGACGAGGCGGACCGGATTCTGTACGACAAGACGGCGCGCATCACGCGTCTCATCTATCATCTCGGGCAGCGGATCGCCGACGCCAATGAACGGCCCGAGTGGGATCCGGCCGCGTACAGGCGGGTTGTAGAGGGCGTCGGGCGCCAGCAGGAGAGGGAGTGA